The Nitrospiraceae bacterium genome window below encodes:
- a CDS encoding ATP-binding cassette domain-containing protein, with the protein MIALENVFLTLGNKRILEEVSFQVAPGETKVILGGSGSGKTTILRLILGLHKPESGSIQVAGEEISRLHDRELPHIRRQMAMVFQGAALFDSLTVRENVGYRLWEHQLASDEQIESTVRESLQFVGLEDTIDKMPADLSGGMRKRVGIARALASGASILLYDEPTAGLDPMNSFSIGRLVLKLKDKGVTQVIVTHDLELAFRVADRIIMIQRGRIAFQGTPKDLSGREDPAIRGFLDPASLSPDQWDALAKRGKG; encoded by the coding sequence ATGATCGCGCTGGAGAACGTCTTTCTGACCTTGGGGAACAAGCGAATATTGGAAGAGGTGTCGTTTCAGGTCGCACCGGGTGAAACCAAAGTCATCCTCGGCGGCAGCGGCTCGGGGAAGACGACGATCCTTCGCCTGATCCTCGGTCTCCACAAGCCGGAAAGCGGCTCGATTCAAGTGGCAGGCGAAGAAATCTCCAGGCTCCACGATCGCGAGCTCCCCCACATCCGCCGGCAGATGGCGATGGTGTTCCAAGGTGCGGCCCTGTTCGACTCCCTTACCGTGCGGGAGAACGTCGGCTACCGGCTCTGGGAGCACCAGCTGGCCTCGGATGAGCAAATCGAGTCGACCGTGCGGGAAAGCCTGCAATTTGTCGGACTGGAAGACACGATCGACAAGATGCCTGCCGACTTGAGCGGCGGGATGCGAAAGCGCGTCGGGATTGCTCGAGCCCTGGCCAGCGGCGCCTCGATCCTCTTGTACGACGAACCGACTGCAGGCCTCGATCCGATGAACTCCTTCTCGATCGGTCGGCTGGTGTTGAAGCTCAAGGACAAGGGCGTCACACAAGTCATCGTCACCCACGACCTCGAATTGGCGTTTCGTGTCGCGGACCGCATCATCATGATTCAACGGGGCCGAATCGCATTTCAGGGGACGCCCAAAGACCTGTCCGGGCGGGAAGATCCGGCCATTCGCGGGTTCCTCGACCCGGCATCGCTCTCGCCGGACCAATGGGACGCGCTGGCCAAACGCGGGAAGGGATAG
- a CDS encoding MCE family protein has product MRQSQLGWSQVKIGLLVVVALSILAYMILNLEEGMGLIQHKTKFRALVPHTQGLKIGGPVRMNGVDIGNIHGIAISGETAQVEIKFTVQQAAAIHIRQDAAIHIRALGLLGDKFLEIAPGSPNQPPLPPNSVIVGQPETDMTDLAATASVTIEKVNAALEQIQLALKAITQGQGTTGKLVNDPELFDRSKEVLGKIDRASDKGLALLEKVEKGEGTVGKLMTDKDLYARAATAVRELQELTKKLNNQNGTLAKLADPDLYNKLDRLSNRGETLLAKIEHGEGTVGKLVTNDELYVRTDKLLTEIEQFVAEVKKNPKKYLKLSVF; this is encoded by the coding sequence ATGAGACAATCCCAATTAGGTTGGTCGCAAGTCAAGATCGGCCTGCTGGTCGTGGTCGCCCTCTCCATCCTCGCCTACATGATTCTCAACCTTGAGGAAGGCATGGGGCTGATCCAGCACAAAACCAAGTTCCGCGCGCTGGTCCCCCATACGCAGGGGCTGAAGATCGGCGGCCCGGTGCGGATGAACGGCGTGGACATCGGCAATATCCACGGCATCGCGATTTCCGGCGAGACTGCTCAGGTGGAGATCAAGTTCACGGTGCAGCAAGCGGCAGCAATTCACATTCGGCAGGACGCGGCCATCCATATTCGCGCCCTCGGCCTGCTCGGCGACAAATTCCTGGAGATCGCCCCCGGCAGCCCGAATCAGCCGCCGCTCCCCCCCAACAGCGTCATCGTGGGCCAGCCCGAAACCGACATGACGGACCTCGCCGCCACCGCCTCGGTCACCATCGAGAAGGTCAATGCGGCGCTCGAACAGATTCAATTGGCCCTCAAGGCCATCACCCAGGGCCAGGGCACCACGGGCAAGCTCGTCAATGACCCAGAACTGTTCGACAGATCGAAAGAAGTCCTGGGCAAGATCGATCGCGCTTCGGATAAGGGGCTCGCGCTGCTGGAGAAGGTGGAAAAAGGCGAGGGCACGGTCGGCAAACTGATGACCGACAAGGATCTCTATGCCAGGGCCGCCACGGCCGTCCGGGAACTACAAGAATTGACCAAGAAGCTGAACAATCAGAACGGGACCCTGGCCAAATTGGCCGACCCCGACCTCTACAATAAGCTCGACCGCCTGTCTAACCGAGGCGAAACGTTGCTTGCGAAAATCGAGCATGGTGAAGGAACCGTCGGCAAGCTCGTTACCAACGACGAACTTTATGTGCGGACCGACAAACTGCTCACAGAGATCGAACAATTCGTGGCGGAAGTGAAGAAGAA